One stretch of Streptomyces sp. R21 DNA includes these proteins:
- a CDS encoding type I polyketide synthase — protein MGAGLGEDTSIAVVAMACRFPQAGNVEEYWSNLVGNVDSVTPVPPERFDITPHYSGTPKTPGRTASRHGGFLPDAFSFDTAFFGISPAEGASIDPQHRLLLLVVREALDAAGIPAPAIAGSNAGVFMGQATADYAHGAELDKHSLRDATGSHFRAMASGRVSYDLDLRGPSVMVDTACSSSLVAVHMARQSLLAGETDLAIAGGANVILSPQDAIAFSSADMLSPDGRCAFGDTKANGFVRSEGVGVVVLKRLRDAEEAGDEILALLPGSSVTNDGRGSGSLIKPAVDGQKMMISEAWRNAGVHPDEMDYVEAHGTGTPVGDGVELEALAEVVRGNRPTRGRLKIGSVKSNIGHAEAAAGIAGLIKAVLVTRHRLIPASLHLTDPQPLLADEASPLEVVTRNEELDPAREGALVGVSSFGLSGTNAHVVVAAPPARPAEPARGRTELPEGRPAHLLVLSAHSSAALHRLAGAYADFLAPGAPGRDLALWDVCAAAAQNREAHPYRLWATGADHDELTEALRALAEDRPTDNGGLGEAGFDGPRRAVFVFPGQGSQWSGMGRSLKAASPAYARALAACDTLVREETGWSVEDVLAAAEDPFPDQVGTVQPVLWAAEVALAAVWRDMGVDPDVCLGHSMGETAAAAVAGTLTHADAAAVICRRSALMQRVAGQGAMMVVELSAEQAEDVAAQEGGGVCVAAQNAPTSSILAGETDALRRVGRRLEREGVFHRLVQVNVASHSPFMDPLRDDLLKRLSDLRPATGAVAMLSSVLGTFLEGPELDAQYWMDNLRRPVRFLDSVRYLVKEAENVFVEMSPHPVLVGAIEDTLADAGCPTAVVASTDRRRPDEALTLARSLGAFFTLGGSVDWQRWFRGPARRVRLPAYPWETEPLRRTRPLVRSAARHRTVDLVTDLNGAAVRLRGLTPVPPAVQLATLREVFRTADAATVTIEDIRLADELVEIPPGGRLTLRVRTEEKEGAAAGASEQTAVHSAEVHTVGAGPDTPGTPCLTATVRTAPPEPLPSGRDRLDAALGRCVAHQTPEEFFEGLGRRGYEPSPAMRAVRHIWRRDGESVALLHRPDVSAQAGWEAALLSLFAALPASLPGESAYRAAEFGRVSFHGDLPEEFWLHTILDIEEAGAAAIVDAAVIDRQGSVLAQFEGIRLERLGGGSGSTGFGGGIGGASVRSVLTQISRIRDQLPLISQIPHIPGRLLGGLRKALEPQVVVVPAPREAVAATVPAQEREAAVVPAQEPVAPAAQPVGGTAEDDLDDLTPRFLQIVAELLGMDAARIDVRRRLGDYGFDSLSAVQLRGRVRGELGRDIPLSRLLGKDNLKTLAASLVDAPASS, from the coding sequence ATGGGTGCAGGACTCGGGGAGGACACGTCGATCGCGGTCGTAGCGATGGCGTGCAGGTTTCCGCAGGCCGGAAACGTCGAGGAGTACTGGTCCAACCTGGTGGGGAACGTCGACTCGGTGACTCCGGTACCACCCGAGCGCTTCGACATCACGCCGCACTACTCGGGAACACCGAAGACGCCCGGACGTACGGCGTCACGGCACGGCGGCTTCCTGCCGGACGCCTTCTCCTTCGACACCGCCTTCTTCGGCATCTCGCCGGCCGAGGGCGCCAGCATCGACCCGCAGCACAGGCTTCTGCTGCTGGTCGTGCGCGAGGCACTCGACGCGGCGGGCATCCCGGCCCCCGCCATCGCGGGCAGCAACGCGGGTGTCTTCATGGGCCAGGCCACCGCCGACTACGCGCACGGCGCCGAACTGGACAAGCACTCGCTGCGGGACGCGACCGGCAGCCACTTCCGGGCGATGGCGTCGGGCCGCGTCTCCTACGACCTCGACCTGCGCGGCCCGAGCGTGATGGTCGACACCGCGTGCTCCTCCTCGCTGGTGGCCGTCCACATGGCACGCCAGAGCCTGCTGGCGGGGGAGACCGACCTGGCCATCGCGGGCGGGGCCAACGTCATCCTCTCGCCGCAGGACGCCATCGCCTTCTCCTCCGCGGACATGCTGTCCCCGGACGGACGCTGCGCGTTCGGTGACACCAAGGCCAACGGCTTCGTCCGCAGCGAGGGCGTGGGAGTCGTCGTCCTCAAGCGGCTGCGCGACGCCGAGGAGGCCGGCGACGAGATCCTCGCCTTACTGCCCGGCAGCTCCGTCACCAACGACGGACGCGGCAGCGGCTCCCTGATCAAGCCCGCGGTCGACGGCCAGAAGATGATGATCAGCGAGGCCTGGCGCAACGCCGGAGTGCACCCCGACGAGATGGACTACGTCGAGGCCCACGGCACCGGCACCCCGGTGGGCGACGGGGTCGAACTGGAGGCCCTCGCCGAGGTGGTGCGGGGCAACCGGCCCACCCGCGGGCGGCTGAAGATCGGCTCGGTGAAGTCCAACATCGGCCACGCCGAGGCGGCGGCCGGTATCGCCGGGCTCATCAAGGCCGTACTCGTCACCCGGCACCGGCTCATACCGGCGTCCCTGCACCTGACCGACCCGCAGCCGCTGCTCGCGGACGAGGCGAGCCCCCTCGAAGTGGTCACCCGCAACGAGGAGTTGGACCCCGCACGCGAGGGCGCCCTGGTCGGCGTCAGCTCCTTCGGGCTCTCCGGCACCAACGCCCACGTGGTGGTCGCCGCGCCCCCGGCCCGGCCCGCCGAACCGGCCCGGGGCCGCACCGAACTGCCCGAGGGCCGCCCCGCCCACCTGCTCGTCCTCAGCGCCCACAGCAGCGCCGCCCTGCACCGGCTCGCGGGCGCGTACGCGGACTTCCTCGCGCCGGGCGCCCCGGGCCGCGACCTCGCGCTGTGGGACGTCTGCGCCGCCGCGGCCCAGAACCGGGAGGCCCACCCGTATCGGCTGTGGGCCACCGGAGCCGACCACGACGAGCTGACCGAAGCCCTGCGCGCGCTCGCGGAGGACCGGCCGACGGACAACGGCGGGCTGGGCGAGGCCGGGTTCGACGGCCCGCGCCGGGCGGTGTTCGTCTTCCCCGGGCAGGGCTCGCAGTGGTCCGGCATGGGCCGGTCCCTGAAGGCCGCGTCCCCCGCCTACGCCCGGGCGCTGGCCGCCTGCGACACCCTCGTGCGCGAGGAGACCGGCTGGTCCGTCGAGGACGTACTGGCCGCCGCAGAAGACCCCTTCCCCGACCAGGTCGGCACCGTACAGCCCGTGCTCTGGGCGGCCGAGGTGGCACTGGCGGCGGTGTGGCGCGACATGGGCGTCGACCCCGACGTGTGCCTCGGCCACAGCATGGGGGAGACAGCGGCCGCCGCCGTGGCGGGCACACTCACCCACGCGGACGCCGCCGCGGTGATCTGCCGCCGCAGCGCTCTCATGCAACGCGTCGCAGGCCAGGGCGCGATGATGGTCGTGGAGCTCTCCGCCGAGCAGGCCGAGGACGTCGCGGCCCAGGAGGGCGGCGGCGTGTGCGTGGCCGCGCAGAACGCGCCCACCTCCTCGATCCTGGCAGGCGAGACGGACGCCCTGCGGCGCGTCGGCCGACGGCTCGAGCGCGAGGGCGTCTTCCACCGCCTCGTCCAGGTCAACGTCGCCTCGCACTCCCCCTTCATGGACCCGCTGCGCGACGACCTGCTGAAGCGGCTCTCCGACCTGCGACCGGCGACCGGCGCCGTTGCGATGCTCTCCAGCGTGCTGGGCACCTTCCTGGAAGGCCCCGAACTCGACGCCCAGTACTGGATGGACAACCTGCGCAGGCCCGTACGGTTCCTCGACAGCGTCCGCTACCTGGTGAAGGAGGCGGAGAACGTCTTCGTCGAGATGAGCCCGCACCCCGTGCTGGTGGGCGCGATCGAGGACACCCTCGCCGACGCGGGCTGCCCGACGGCCGTCGTCGCCTCCACCGACCGGCGCCGTCCCGACGAGGCGCTGACCCTCGCCCGCTCCCTCGGCGCCTTCTTCACCCTCGGCGGCTCCGTCGACTGGCAGCGCTGGTTCCGTGGCCCGGCCCGCCGCGTCCGACTGCCCGCCTACCCGTGGGAGACGGAGCCGCTGCGCCGTACGAGGCCCCTCGTCCGGTCCGCCGCGCGCCACCGCACCGTGGACCTCGTCACCGACCTGAACGGGGCGGCCGTACGGCTGCGGGGGCTGACCCCGGTGCCGCCGGCCGTCCAACTCGCCACGCTGCGCGAGGTGTTCCGCACGGCCGACGCCGCCACCGTGACCATTGAGGACATCCGTCTCGCGGACGAGCTGGTGGAGATCCCGCCGGGTGGCCGACTGACCCTGCGGGTGCGGACGGAGGAGAAGGAGGGGGCGGCGGCGGGCGCGTCGGAGCAGACCGCCGTGCACTCGGCCGAGGTCCACACCGTGGGCGCCGGACCGGACACGCCGGGCACCCCCTGCCTTACGGCGACCGTGCGCACCGCGCCGCCGGAGCCCCTGCCGTCCGGCCGCGACCGGCTCGACGCGGCGCTGGGCCGGTGCGTCGCCCACCAGACCCCGGAGGAGTTCTTCGAGGGACTGGGCCGGCGCGGCTACGAGCCGAGCCCCGCGATGCGCGCCGTCCGCCACATCTGGCGCCGGGACGGCGAGTCCGTCGCCCTCCTGCACCGCCCGGACGTCTCGGCACAGGCCGGGTGGGAGGCCGCACTGCTCTCGCTCTTCGCGGCGCTGCCCGCCTCGCTTCCGGGCGAATCGGCCTACCGGGCGGCGGAGTTCGGCCGGGTGAGCTTCCATGGCGACCTGCCGGAGGAGTTCTGGCTGCACACCATCCTGGACATCGAGGAGGCCGGCGCGGCGGCCATCGTCGACGCCGCCGTCATCGACCGACAGGGGAGCGTGCTCGCGCAGTTCGAAGGCATACGACTGGAGCGGCTCGGCGGCGGCAGCGGCAGCACCGGGTTCGGCGGCGGCATCGGTGGCGCGTCCGTGCGCTCGGTCCTGACGCAGATCTCCCGGATACGCGATCAGCTGCCGCTGATATCCCAGATACCGCACATACCCGGGCGGCTCCTGGGCGGGCTGCGCAAGGCCCTGGAGCCGCAGGTGGTGGTCGTTCCGGCACCGCGGGAGGCGGTGGCGGCCACCGTGCCCGCCCAGGAACGGGAGGCGGCCGTGGTGCCCGCCCAGGAGCCGGTGGCCCCGGCGGCCCAGCCTGTCGGCGGCACGGCTGAGGACGACCTCGACGACCTCACCCCGAGGTTCCTCCAGATCGTCGCCGAGCTGCTGGGCATGGACGCCGCGCGTATCGACGTACGCAGACGACTGGGGGACTACGGATTCGACTCCCTCTCCGCCGTACAGCTGCGGGGGCGGGTCCGCGGTGAGCTGGGCCGTGACATACCGCTGTCCCGGCTCCTCGGGAAGGACAATTTGAAGACGCTTGCCGCGTCCTTGGTTGACGCACCCGCAAGCAGCTGA
- a CDS encoding alcohol dehydrogenase: MSEQLTSRQDAVTAQAEDEILVAVRAVAPELDEMIKAEPLPEGWLPGWDVAGVVLRGAPEGFSPMPGDRIVGVATGRQWSSCMALPSEYAVVLPDHVSFEQAAALRVAVLTALRLVRSAGPLSGRRVMVTGADQGIGRLLVELAGALGAEVTAVVREAAQVALVERLGAARVVTELDGVTDSFDVIYEAAAGDLIAAGMGLAADSATVFLYESFAPHAADISFFRFFGGPEQAGLRHFVFRTATPEDRELAQLLDLLTTGELSLGAVATAAPTAA; this comes from the coding sequence ATGTCCGAGCAGCTCACTTCCCGACAGGACGCGGTCACCGCACAGGCCGAGGACGAGATCCTCGTCGCGGTGCGTGCGGTGGCGCCCGAACTCGACGAGATGATCAAGGCCGAACCGCTCCCGGAGGGCTGGCTGCCGGGATGGGACGTGGCCGGGGTGGTGCTCCGGGGCGCCCCCGAGGGATTCAGCCCGATGCCGGGAGACCGGATCGTGGGGGTGGCGACGGGCCGGCAGTGGTCCTCGTGCATGGCGCTGCCCTCCGAGTACGCCGTGGTCCTTCCCGACCACGTGAGCTTCGAGCAGGCGGCGGCACTGCGGGTGGCGGTGCTGACCGCGCTGCGGCTGGTGCGCAGCGCCGGGCCGCTCTCCGGTCGCCGGGTCATGGTCACCGGCGCCGACCAGGGCATAGGCCGGCTGCTGGTGGAGCTGGCCGGGGCGCTGGGCGCCGAGGTGACCGCGGTGGTGCGGGAGGCGGCGCAGGTCGCGCTGGTCGAGCGCCTGGGCGCGGCCCGCGTGGTCACGGAACTCGACGGCGTCACCGACTCCTTCGACGTCATCTACGAAGCAGCCGCGGGCGACCTGATCGCGGCCGGGATGGGTCTGGCGGCGGACAGCGCGACGGTGTTCCTCTACGAGAGCTTCGCCCCGCACGCCGCCGACATCAGCTTCTTCCGGTTCTTCGGCGGCCCGGAGCAGGCCGGTCTGCGGCACTTCGTCTTCCGTACGGCCACCCCGGAGGACCGCGAACTCGCGCAGCTGCTCGACCTGTTGACCACGGGCGAGCTGTCTCTGGGCGCCGTCGCCACGGCGGCGCCTACCGCGGCCTGA
- a CDS encoding FAD-dependent monooxygenase, with the protein MPNTAQPAQEKALANPYDVLIVGAGPTGMMAACELLRRGVRVRIVDRAPEPSPFPKALLVWPRSIDLFEDLGVLSELRGTGVQINAFSYFTERRRLASFDFPQSLSPLCLPQNETERILRDRLRALGGKVERGVRLLTFDGLDFSGRIDGVDGVTAVLEHSDGRVERTRAAFVIGTDGAGSAVRGQLGSGFSGSTYESAFALVDAEIKGYLPPDQALYYQSAAGALVVVALPGGIYRFFSSMAPGEKVSVEKMQKIVDERGPRGVTLTNPVWESEFRIHARHASDFQLGRVFIAGDAAHVHSPAGGQGLNTGMQDAHNLAWKIAAVLQGRAPSRLLLTYGPERAAVARRVVRDTDIQTRGWMVRGSLAVKARDAAFRTAERTGLFRLYAPVMAGRRLAYPAVRASQLPGDRSACRLRSRLPGGLSVGAVFPRELAAPNGFAGPRAEPLGWTLAVVCRGEAAAWREQVRGLTEAWPEVRTVHLSAGSARSETGCRQQGYYLVRPDGHIAAHGHQGDLALLRAELTEWLGPVTAAG; encoded by the coding sequence ATGCCGAACACCGCGCAACCGGCACAGGAAAAGGCTCTGGCGAATCCGTACGACGTACTGATCGTGGGAGCGGGGCCGACCGGGATGATGGCGGCCTGCGAACTGCTGCGACGGGGCGTGCGCGTGCGCATCGTCGACCGCGCCCCCGAACCCTCGCCCTTCCCCAAGGCGCTGCTGGTCTGGCCGCGCAGCATCGACCTCTTCGAAGACCTCGGAGTCCTCTCCGAACTGCGCGGCACCGGCGTCCAGATCAACGCGTTCAGCTACTTCACCGAGCGGCGGCGGCTGGCGAGCTTCGACTTCCCGCAGTCGCTCAGCCCGCTGTGCCTGCCGCAGAACGAGACCGAGCGCATCCTGCGCGACCGGCTGCGCGCACTGGGCGGCAAGGTGGAGCGCGGAGTACGGCTGCTCACCTTCGACGGGCTGGACTTCTCCGGGCGCATCGACGGCGTCGACGGGGTGACCGCCGTACTGGAGCACTCCGACGGCCGCGTCGAGCGCACCCGGGCGGCCTTCGTCATCGGCACCGACGGGGCGGGCAGCGCGGTCCGCGGCCAGCTGGGCAGCGGCTTCTCCGGCAGCACCTACGAGAGTGCGTTCGCCCTGGTCGACGCGGAGATCAAGGGGTACCTGCCGCCGGACCAGGCGCTGTACTACCAGTCGGCCGCGGGCGCGCTGGTCGTGGTCGCGCTGCCGGGCGGCATCTACCGGTTCTTCTCCAGCATGGCCCCGGGGGAGAAGGTCAGCGTCGAGAAGATGCAGAAGATCGTCGACGAGCGGGGCCCCCGTGGTGTCACGCTCACCAACCCGGTCTGGGAGTCGGAGTTCCGCATCCACGCCCGGCACGCCAGCGACTTCCAGCTCGGCCGGGTCTTCATAGCCGGCGACGCGGCGCACGTGCACAGTCCCGCGGGCGGCCAGGGGCTCAACACGGGCATGCAGGACGCCCACAACCTGGCGTGGAAGATCGCCGCCGTACTCCAAGGCAGGGCTCCTTCCCGGCTGTTGCTCACCTACGGACCCGAACGGGCCGCCGTGGCCCGGCGCGTGGTCCGCGACACCGACATCCAGACCCGCGGCTGGATGGTGCGCGGCTCGCTGGCGGTCAAGGCCCGCGACGCCGCGTTCCGTACGGCCGAACGCACCGGCCTCTTCCGGCTGTACGCCCCCGTCATGGCGGGCCGCCGCCTGGCGTATCCGGCCGTCCGCGCCAGCCAGCTGCCGGGCGACCGCTCCGCGTGCCGGCTCCGCTCGCGGCTGCCCGGCGGCCTGAGCGTCGGCGCGGTCTTCCCGCGCGAACTGGCCGCCCCCAACGGGTTCGCCGGGCCGCGCGCCGAGCCGCTCGGCTGGACCCTCGCCGTGGTGTGCCGGGGCGAGGCGGCCGCCTGGCGCGAGCAGGTGCGCGGGTTGACCGAGGCATGGCCCGAGGTGCGGACCGTGCATCTGTCCGCCGGTTCCGCCCGCTCCGAGACGGGGTGCCGGCAGCAGGGCTACTACCTGGTCAGGCCGGACGGCCACATCGCCGCGCACGGTCACCAGGGCGACCTGGCCCTGCTGCGCGCCGAACTCACCGAGTGGCTGGGGCCGGTGACCGCCGCCGGATGA
- a CDS encoding TetR/AcrR family transcriptional regulator: MGDTQTTTAPPPTGRRERNKLRVRNRIYDAALELFTRQGYDQTTVDEITEAADVARGTFFNHFQRKEDLIAAWGEDRRDQLRGGLAAAALAPGDGTQQTLLHCMSLLAEISQRDSARTRAMLAAWVKAGFPLYEQPYVSTMFAEFVDAGRKRGEVLDAVEPRLAGYILRDVYLGTLYRWAQPGAQMDLETELHAVCRTVLAGVLSR, translated from the coding sequence ATGGGCGACACACAGACCACCACGGCGCCACCCCCAACGGGACGGCGCGAACGCAACAAGCTGAGGGTGCGCAACCGCATCTACGACGCCGCACTGGAGCTCTTCACGCGCCAGGGCTACGACCAGACCACGGTGGACGAGATCACTGAAGCGGCGGACGTGGCGCGAGGCACCTTCTTCAACCACTTCCAGCGCAAGGAAGACCTCATCGCGGCCTGGGGGGAGGACCGTCGCGACCAGCTGCGCGGAGGTCTCGCCGCCGCGGCGCTCGCCCCCGGGGACGGCACCCAGCAGACCCTGCTGCACTGCATGAGCCTCCTCGCGGAGATCAGCCAGCGCGACAGCGCCCGGACGCGGGCCATGCTCGCGGCCTGGGTCAAGGCGGGCTTCCCGCTGTACGAGCAGCCCTACGTCAGCACGATGTTCGCCGAGTTCGTCGACGCGGGCCGCAAGCGCGGCGAGGTCCTCGACGCCGTGGAGCCGCGCCTCGCCGGCTACATCCTGCGCGACGTGTACCTCGGCACGCTCTACCGGTGGGCTCAGCCGGGCGCGCAGATGGACCTGGAGACCGAACTGCACGCGGTCTGCCGGACGGTTCTCGCGGGCGTGCTGTCCCGGTAG
- a CDS encoding MFS transporter: MTASARTAEVSHPHPPMVDPPRSPHTVLAAALLAFFVISLDGSVVNVALPAVSGSLRGSMADLQWIVDGYTLMFAAFMLSAGTFSDRVGAGRAYAWGLAVFTVASLACGVAPDLGTLIGARMVQGGAAALMVPASLALIRQNYADPGKRARAIAIWTAAGSVAVAIGPVVGGLLTSGLSWRAVFYLNLPVGAVGLALLTRIAPSPRRPAPVDLLGQFSVVLGLAGLTYAVIEGGRAGWGSAGVLGTLVVAAAAAALFVTTQSRREQPMVPLSLFKSRTVLVCLAAGFTMNAVFYGAIFLLGMYFQQVRGASPVGAGAMFIPMCALISVVNMAGVRLAARKGARVPMAIGQLIMAGGALLMLTVTPHTSLVVPVLLLVPIGLGGGLAVPSLTAAILENVDAARAGTAAAVLNTSRQVGSCLAVAAFGALIADTSRFRHGMDTSFVISVAMLLVTATATALLLPRAPRKTVGQNPSGG; this comes from the coding sequence ATGACCGCATCCGCCCGGACAGCGGAGGTCAGCCATCCCCACCCGCCAATGGTCGACCCGCCCCGGAGCCCGCACACCGTCCTCGCCGCCGCGCTGCTCGCCTTCTTCGTCATCTCCCTCGACGGCTCGGTCGTCAACGTGGCGCTCCCCGCCGTCTCCGGCAGCCTGCGCGGTTCGATGGCGGACCTGCAGTGGATCGTCGACGGCTACACGCTGATGTTCGCGGCCTTCATGCTGTCCGCCGGTACGTTCTCCGACCGGGTCGGTGCCGGGCGGGCGTACGCCTGGGGACTCGCGGTGTTCACGGTGGCCTCGTTGGCGTGCGGTGTGGCGCCCGACCTGGGCACGCTGATCGGGGCCCGGATGGTGCAGGGCGGTGCCGCCGCGCTGATGGTGCCCGCGTCGCTCGCACTGATCCGGCAGAACTACGCCGACCCCGGCAAGCGGGCGCGGGCCATCGCGATCTGGACGGCGGCCGGCTCCGTCGCCGTGGCCATCGGTCCGGTCGTCGGCGGCCTGCTCACCAGCGGTCTGAGCTGGCGCGCCGTGTTCTACCTGAACCTCCCGGTGGGCGCGGTCGGCCTCGCCCTGCTGACCCGGATCGCCCCGTCCCCGCGCCGCCCGGCCCCGGTCGACCTGCTCGGGCAGTTCTCCGTGGTGCTGGGCCTGGCCGGGCTGACGTACGCCGTGATCGAGGGCGGCCGGGCGGGCTGGGGCAGTGCGGGGGTGCTGGGCACGCTGGTGGTGGCCGCGGCCGCTGCCGCGCTCTTCGTCACCACGCAGTCGCGCCGCGAGCAGCCGATGGTTCCACTGAGCCTCTTCAAGTCCCGTACGGTGCTGGTCTGTCTGGCGGCCGGCTTCACCATGAACGCGGTGTTCTACGGCGCGATCTTCCTGCTCGGCATGTACTTCCAGCAGGTGCGGGGCGCGTCCCCGGTCGGCGCCGGCGCGATGTTCATCCCGATGTGCGCGCTGATCTCCGTCGTCAACATGGCGGGCGTCAGGCTGGCCGCCCGCAAGGGCGCCCGGGTGCCGATGGCGATCGGTCAACTGATCATGGCGGGCGGAGCGTTGCTGATGCTCACGGTCACCCCGCACACCTCGCTCGTCGTCCCGGTGCTCCTCCTCGTTCCGATCGGCCTGGGCGGCGGCCTCGCCGTGCCGTCGCTGACCGCCGCGATCCTGGAGAACGTCGACGCCGCACGGGCGGGCACCGCGGCCGCGGTCCTCAACACCTCGCGCCAGGTGGGCAGTTGCCTCGCGGTGGCGGCGTTCGGCGCGCTGATCGCCGACACCTCCCGCTTCCGGCACGGCATGGACACCAGCTTCGTGATCAGCGTCGCGATGCTGCTCGTGACGGCCACCGCCACGGCACTGCTGCTGCCACGGGCGCCCCGTAAGACGGTCGGTCAGAACCCGTCCGGCGGATGA